CGCATTACAGTTCTTTCCCGGTTATTTTTTTGCAGGCTGATAGACAAGTAAAATATTCCCCGAATTAAACGTCATTGTTCTTAAAAGTTTAAGATCAATCCTGTCCTTGATGTGTTTTAATAATGGTTTGCCATTGCCTAAGATAACAGGATTCACTATAATCCGGTATTCATCAATTAAGCCAAGCTGTGTAAAAGTTGATACAATGCTGCCACTACCGAATATCACCATGTCCTTACCGTGCCGCTGTTTCATTTTTGCGATTTCTTCCGGGATTACCTCTTTAACCAGCCTGGCATTTTTCCATTCAACTTTTCCCAGAGTCTTTGAGAAAACAATTTTGGTCATATTATTTATTTTGTGAGCAATTTCAAGATCGCTCTTTGAAGTTGATGCAACCGCGGCAGGCCAATAACTTTCAAAAAGCTGATAAGTCACTCGTCCGAATAAAATAGTATCGACCGTATTAAGTAGATCGATGGCATACTGGTTGAATTCTTCATCCACGATATGCCAATCTATTTCCCCATTAGGTCCTGCAAAGAATCCATCAAGTGTTACCATCTCGGATACAATTATTTTTCTCATGCTAATCCTCCTTATTGA
The genomic region above belongs to Candidatus Methanoperedens sp. and contains:
- a CDS encoding dihydrofolate reductase family protein — encoded protein: MRKIIVSEMVTLDGFFAGPNGEIDWHIVDEEFNQYAIDLLNTVDTILFGRVTYQLFESYWPAAVASTSKSDLEIAHKINNMTKIVFSKTLGKVEWKNARLVKEVIPEEIAKMKQRHGKDMVIFGSGSIVSTFTQLGLIDEYRIIVNPVILGNGKPLLKHIKDRIDLKLLRTMTFNSGNILLVYQPAKK